A region from the Sandaracinus amylolyticus genome encodes:
- a CDS encoding serine/threonine-protein kinase, with protein MRRKWRLDALLGIGGMAAVYAATHRNGHRVALKMLHPWLLAWPDARERFLRESYVANSIAHPGVVPVADDDEAEDGAPFLVMELLHGESLEDRVARLGPMAFSEALLVARDLLDVLAAAHAASVVHRDVKPDNVFLERAQPRGRLRLLDFGIARLREIAGEGGETRQGALLGTPAYMSPEQALGQWHRVDARTDLWAVGATLFAMIAGRAPRRGDDVRALIAASQEPLPDLRDVVPDAPEALAKLVATATAYERDARFADAVRMRDAVDRCRRDISVTDTAISLGRLAETIGGAPKAAAPPDTEEFERADLALSSSTPFDDEDPTHFEPIAEALAALRREAGEDDPTAFLTRGAVAKELAEHARAEVEQACSSPQAAAKTPVPASAPIPPPARPTLELDARWVVAIVLALLALSGVIALVVSRIAR; from the coding sequence GTGCGGCGCAAGTGGCGGCTCGACGCGTTGCTCGGGATCGGCGGGATGGCGGCGGTGTACGCGGCGACGCACCGCAACGGGCACCGCGTCGCGCTGAAGATGCTGCACCCGTGGCTGCTCGCGTGGCCCGACGCGCGCGAGCGCTTCCTGCGCGAGAGCTACGTCGCGAACTCGATCGCGCACCCCGGCGTCGTGCCGGTCGCCGACGACGACGAGGCGGAGGACGGCGCGCCCTTCCTCGTGATGGAGCTGCTGCACGGCGAGAGCCTCGAGGATCGCGTCGCGCGGCTCGGGCCGATGGCGTTCTCGGAGGCGCTGCTCGTCGCGCGCGATCTGCTCGACGTGCTCGCGGCAGCGCACGCCGCGAGCGTCGTGCACCGCGACGTGAAGCCCGACAACGTGTTCCTCGAGCGCGCCCAGCCGCGCGGGCGGCTGCGCCTGCTCGACTTCGGGATCGCGCGCCTGCGCGAGATCGCGGGCGAGGGCGGGGAGACCCGCCAGGGCGCGCTGCTCGGGACGCCCGCGTACATGTCGCCCGAGCAGGCGCTCGGTCAGTGGCATCGCGTCGACGCGCGCACCGATCTCTGGGCGGTCGGCGCGACGCTGTTCGCGATGATCGCGGGGCGCGCGCCGCGTCGCGGCGACGACGTGCGCGCGCTGATCGCCGCGTCGCAGGAGCCGCTGCCCGATCTGCGCGACGTGGTGCCCGACGCGCCCGAGGCGCTCGCGAAGCTCGTCGCGACGGCGACCGCGTACGAGCGCGACGCGCGCTTCGCCGACGCGGTGCGGATGCGCGACGCGGTGGATCGCTGCCGGCGCGACATCTCGGTGACCGACACCGCGATCTCGCTCGGCCGGCTCGCCGAGACCATCGGCGGCGCGCCGAAGGCCGCGGCGCCGCCCGACACCGAGGAGTTCGAGCGCGCGGATCTCGCGCTCTCGAGCTCGACCCCGTTCGACGACGAAGATCCGACGCACTTCGAGCCGATCGCGGAGGCGCTCGCGGCGCTGCGTCGCGAGGCGGGCGAGGACGATCCGACCGCGTTCCTCACGCGCGGCGCGGTCGCGAAGGAGCTCGCGGAGCACGCGCGCGCCGAGGTCGAGCAGGCGTGCTCGAGCCCGCAGGCCGCCGCGAAGACACCGGTGCCGGCGAGCGCGCCGATCCCGCCGCCCGCGCGGCCGACGCTCGAGCTCGACGCGCGCTGGGTGGTGGCGATCGTGCTGGCGCTGCTGGCGCTCTCGGGGGTGATCGCGCTGGTGGTGAGCCGGATCGCGCGCTGA